A window from gamma proteobacterium SS-5 encodes these proteins:
- a CDS encoding P-II family nitrogen regulator: MKLISAIIKPFKLDDVRSALSEIGVNGITVTEVKGFGRQKGHTELYRGAEYVVDFLPKIKLEAAVDASLLEQAIEAITSAARTGKIGDGKIFVFDIEQAIRIRTGETGSEAL; this comes from the coding sequence ATGAAACTGATTTCAGCCATCATCAAACCCTTCAAGCTCGACGATGTGCGCAGCGCGCTTTCGGAGATCGGCGTCAACGGCATCACCGTCACCGAGGTCAAGGGCTTCGGTCGGCAAAAGGGCCATACCGAACTCTATCGCGGTGCCGAATATGTGGTGGACTTTCTGCCCAAGATCAAACTGGAGGCGGCGGTGGACGCCAGCCTGCTGGAGCAGGCCATAGAGGCCATCACCAGCGCCGCCCGCACCGGCAAGATCGGCGATGGCAAGATCTTTGTCTTTGACATCGAGCAGGCCATTCGCATCCGTACCGGCGAGACCGGTTCCGAGGCGCTTTAA
- a CDS encoding accessory factor UbiK family protein, which yields MDPKHLDDLAQRLMDNLPKGLQQLQADAGKNLQSALQAALGRMNLVSREEFDIQAAVLARSRAKLDQLEQRLAELEKRLSERRD from the coding sequence ATGGACCCAAAACACCTAGATGATCTCGCCCAACGCCTGATGGACAACCTGCCCAAGGGCCTGCAACAGCTGCAGGCCGATGCCGGCAAGAACCTACAGTCCGCCCTACAGGCCGCTCTGGGCCGCATGAACCTGGTCAGCCGCGAGGAATTCGATATCCAGGCCGCCGTGCTGGCCCGCAGCCGCGCCAAACTCGACCAGCTGGAGCAAAGGCTTGCCGAGCTGGAAAAACGCCTGTCCGAGCGGCGGGACTGA
- a CDS encoding cytochrome b/b6 domain-containing protein translates to MTNKTHPQVRVWDLPVRLFHWSLAVSFVLAYLSGENDLDYLHSLIGYFIASLLLFRLLWGFIGSRHARFGDFVRPPSAVLGYLRQNLRGKGPRYLGHNPAGGAMVIALMLTLGLTALSGMALYGSTDFAGPMAGWFSGTLAADLLEETHEFLAQLSLIFIGLHLAGVLFSSLAHRENLIKSMLTGLKADLKKEQLHD, encoded by the coding sequence ATGACCAATAAAACCCACCCTCAAGTCCGCGTCTGGGACCTGCCGGTCCGCCTGTTCCATTGGAGCCTGGCCGTTAGCTTTGTGCTCGCCTATCTCAGCGGCGAGAACGACCTGGATTACCTGCATAGCCTGATCGGCTATTTTATCGCCAGCCTGCTGTTGTTTCGCCTGCTCTGGGGCTTTATCGGCAGTCGCCATGCCCGCTTTGGCGACTTTGTCCGCCCACCCTCGGCGGTGCTCGGTTATCTGCGACAGAACCTTCGGGGCAAGGGCCCGCGCTACCTCGGCCACAACCCCGCCGGCGGTGCCATGGTCATCGCCCTGATGTTGACCCTGGGGCTGACCGCCCTTAGCGGCATGGCCCTCTATGGCAGCACCGACTTTGCCGGACCCATGGCTGGCTGGTTCAGCGGCACCCTCGCCGCCGATCTTCTGGAGGAGACCCATGAGTTTCTCGCCCAGCTAAGCCTGATCTTCATCGGCCTGCACCTGGCCGGGGTGCTGTTCAGCAGCCTGGCGCACCGGGAGAACCTGATCAAATCCATGTTAACCGGCCTGAAGGCCGACCTGAAAAAGGAGCAATTGCATGACTAA
- a CDS encoding YifB family Mg chelatase-like AAA ATPase, with protein sequence MSLAQLYSRARNGIQAPLVNVEVHLANGMPGLAIVGLPEKAVQESKDRVRGAIINSGFSFPIQRITVNLAPADLPKEGGCYDLPIALGILAASGQVPRAGIGDVEFMGELALSGQLRPIKGVLPAALAARGQGRSLIVPQENLAEAALVSELERFGADSLLAVCQHMSGHQPLPWQEIEPVGRGLQVADLLEVKGQPQAKRALEVAASGGHSLLFLGPPGSGKSMLAQRLPGILPPMTEAEALETASIHSVSNNGFDIGDWARRPYRAPHHSASGPALVGGGGNPRPGEISLAHNGVLFLDELPEFDRKVLEVLREPLENGHITISRAARSADFPARFQLIAAMNPCPCGYLGDSERRCACSQEQVRRYRARISGPLLDRIDMHVEAPRLPPDLLLQAQADGETSAQVRQRVLAARQRQLERAGKANAALGPAEIQRHCALDPASGQLLQDAIRRLGLSARAYHRILKVARTAADLAASPAIQAAHIAEAIGYRRLDRQA encoded by the coding sequence ATGTCCCTAGCCCAACTCTACTCCCGCGCCCGCAACGGCATCCAGGCCCCGCTGGTGAATGTCGAGGTACACCTGGCCAACGGCATGCCGGGGCTGGCCATCGTCGGCCTGCCGGAAAAGGCGGTGCAGGAGAGCAAGGATCGGGTGCGCGGTGCCATCATCAACAGCGGCTTCAGCTTTCCCATCCAGCGCATCACCGTCAACCTGGCCCCGGCCGACCTGCCCAAGGAGGGCGGCTGTTACGACTTGCCCATCGCCCTGGGCATACTCGCCGCCTCCGGCCAGGTCCCCCGTGCCGGCATCGGTGATGTGGAATTCATGGGTGAGCTGGCTCTGTCCGGCCAGCTGCGCCCGATCAAGGGCGTATTGCCTGCCGCCCTGGCCGCCCGGGGACAGGGCCGCAGCCTCATCGTGCCGCAGGAAAACCTGGCCGAGGCGGCGCTGGTTTCTGAGTTGGAGCGGTTTGGCGCGGACAGCCTGCTGGCGGTCTGTCAGCACATGAGCGGGCACCAGCCCCTGCCCTGGCAGGAGATCGAGCCGGTGGGTCGGGGCTTGCAGGTGGCCGACCTGCTGGAGGTCAAGGGCCAGCCCCAGGCCAAGCGCGCCCTGGAGGTCGCCGCCAGCGGCGGCCACAGCCTGCTGTTTCTCGGCCCGCCCGGCTCGGGCAAATCCATGCTCGCCCAGCGCCTGCCCGGCATACTGCCGCCCATGACCGAGGCCGAGGCCCTGGAGACCGCCTCCATCCACTCGGTCAGCAACAACGGCTTCGATATCGGTGATTGGGCGCGGCGGCCCTATCGCGCCCCCCATCACTCGGCCTCCGGCCCGGCCCTGGTGGGCGGTGGCGGCAACCCGCGACCGGGGGAGATCTCCCTGGCGCACAACGGCGTGCTGTTTCTGGATGAGTTGCCGGAATTCGACCGCAAGGTGCTGGAGGTGCTGCGCGAGCCCCTGGAAAACGGCCACATCACCATCTCTCGCGCCGCCCGCTCGGCGGACTTTCCCGCCCGCTTTCAGTTGATCGCCGCCATGAACCCCTGTCCCTGCGGCTATCTGGGCGACTCCGAGCGCCGCTGCGCCTGTAGTCAGGAACAGGTACGCCGTTATCGGGCGCGCATCTCCGGGCCCTTGCTGGATCGCATCGACATGCACGTCGAGGCCCCACGCCTGCCGCCGGACCTGCTGCTGCAGGCCCAGGCCGATGGTGAAACCAGCGCCCAGGTGCGCCAGCGGGTGCTCGCCGCCCGCCAACGCCAACTGGAACGTGCCGGCAAGGCCAATGCCGCCCTGGGCCCGGCGGAGATCCAGCGCCACTGCGCCCTGGACCCTGCCAGCGGCCAGTTGCTGCAAGACGCCATCCGCCGCCTTGGTCTGTCGGCCCGCGCCTATCACCGCATCCTCAAGGTGGCCCGTACCGCCGCCGACCTGGCCGCCAGCCCGGCGATCCAGGCGGCCCACATCGCCGAGGCCATAGGCTACCGCCGCCTGGATCGCCAGGCCTAA
- a CDS encoding DUF1924 domain-containing protein translates to MTKTSLTLTICGGLCASLLAAACQAADIQPLLRSYQQQGAAGPFSADTGGRLWTTAGDSQRKCSSCHGEDLRQPGKQATTGKPIEPLAPSALAERLTESAKVEKWLKRNCKWTFGRECSPQEKGDLISFINSR, encoded by the coding sequence ATGACTAAAACATCACTCACTCTGACCATTTGTGGCGGTCTCTGCGCCAGCCTGCTGGCTGCTGCCTGCCAGGCTGCCGATATCCAGCCCCTGCTGCGGAGCTATCAACAACAGGGTGCCGCCGGGCCGTTCAGCGCCGATACCGGCGGGCGCTTGTGGACCACCGCGGGTGATAGTCAGCGTAAATGCAGCAGTTGCCACGGCGAGGACCTACGCCAGCCGGGCAAGCAAGCCACCACCGGCAAGCCCATCGAGCCCCTGGCACCCTCGGCGCTGGCCGAACGTCTGACCGAGTCGGCCAAGGTGGAAAAGTGGCTCAAGCGCAACTGCAAATGGACCTTCGGCCGGGAATGCAGCCCTCAGGAAAAGGGTGATCTGATCAGTTTCATCAACAGCCGCTAA
- the metH gene encoding methionine synthase, translating into MSQSHSTDFQTLLEERILILDGAMGTMIQRHKLAEADYRGERFADWPSNLKGMNDLLCLTQPQIISGIHEAYLDAGADIIETNSFGATAKDLERFGLEKHAFEINRAAAQLCRAAADKYSTPDKPRFVAGGLGPTQKTASMSVDVNDPGARAIQFDELVADYSEAIRGLIVGGVDLLLIETIFDTLNAKAAIFACEQVFEQDGLIGNKRLPIMISGTIADASGRTLSGQTTEAFYNSLRHARPLSMGLNCALGPEQLRQYVEEMSRIAECYVSVYPNAGLPNEFGEYDLDAERMGAYIGEWAESGFINIVGGCCGTGPEHIRAIAAAVAGKPPRQRPQLPPACRLSGQEPFNIGAESLFVNVGERANVTGSAQFKRLILSEEYDQALDICRTQVEEGAQIVDVNMDEGMLDGVEAMRRFLNLMASEPDIARVPFMIDSSKWEIIEAGLKCVQGKPIVNSISLKEGEAAFIERAHLCRRYGAAIIVMAFDEQGQADNLARRQAICGRAYRILTEQVGFPAEDIIFDPNILTVATGIEEHNNYGVDFIEATRWIKHNLPHALVSGGVSNVSFSFRGNNPVREAIHAVFLYHAIQAGLDMGIVNAGQLAVYDEIPAELRDAVEDVILNRHTGDEISATERLIELAPKYKGDGSVTEKKEDLAWRSWPVTKRLEHALIKGITEFIDTDTEEARQQASKTLEVIEGPLMDGMNVVGDLFGAGKMFLPQVVKSARVMKKAVAYLQPYLEAEKSADAKAQGKILMATVKGDVHDIGKNIVGVVLQCNNYQVIDLGVMIPAEQILQAAREHQVDIIGLSGLITPSLDEMVHVAKEMQRLGFTIPLMIGGATTSLAHTAVKIAPAYSGPVIYVADASRAVGVASNLLSITLRAAYLGKLSEEYEQVRLRRASRNEAKNLASLAEARANPVPIDWAGYQPPVPRQLGVQLIEVGIAELADYIDWTFFFHAWQLKGRYPQILDDAEKGEEARKLFADAQTMLDQIISEGWLQARAVVGLFPAQAEGDDILVYRDETRSQEQMRLHNLRKQGKQPEGRYNECLADFIAPAASGKADYIGAFACTAGLGIDAKLAEFEAEHDDYQSIMLKALADRLAEALAEWLHAKVRREIWGYGADEGLSNAELIEEKYQGIRPAMGYPASPDHTEKDLLWQLLDVHARIGMSLTESKAMLPTASVSGLYFSHPQARYFAVGALGKDQVTDYAQRKVMEQEAMEKWLGPNLAYEV; encoded by the coding sequence ATGTCTCAGAGTCATAGCACAGATTTTCAAACCCTGCTTGAAGAACGCATCCTGATCCTGGACGGTGCCATGGGCACCATGATCCAGCGCCACAAGCTGGCGGAGGCGGATTATCGCGGTGAGCGCTTTGCCGATTGGCCGAGCAATCTCAAGGGCATGAACGACCTGCTCTGCCTGACCCAGCCGCAGATCATCAGCGGCATCCATGAGGCCTACCTGGACGCCGGGGCGGATATCATCGAGACCAACAGCTTCGGTGCCACGGCGAAGGACTTGGAGCGCTTTGGCCTGGAGAAGCATGCCTTCGAGATCAACCGTGCCGCCGCCCAACTGTGCCGCGCCGCCGCCGACAAGTACAGCACGCCGGACAAGCCGCGCTTTGTCGCCGGTGGCCTGGGGCCGACGCAGAAGACCGCCTCCATGTCGGTGGACGTCAACGACCCCGGCGCCCGCGCCATCCAGTTCGACGAGCTGGTGGCCGATTACAGCGAGGCGATTCGCGGCCTGATTGTCGGCGGTGTTGACCTGCTGCTGATCGAGACCATCTTCGATACCCTCAACGCCAAGGCCGCCATCTTCGCCTGCGAGCAGGTGTTTGAGCAAGATGGCCTTATCGGCAACAAGCGTCTGCCGATCATGATCTCCGGCACCATCGCCGACGCCTCCGGCCGTACTCTGTCGGGCCAGACCACCGAGGCCTTCTACAACAGCCTGCGCCACGCCAGGCCCCTGTCCATGGGCCTGAACTGCGCCCTGGGGCCAGAGCAGCTGCGCCAGTATGTCGAGGAAATGTCACGCATCGCCGAGTGCTACGTCAGCGTCTATCCCAACGCCGGTCTGCCCAACGAGTTCGGCGAGTACGACCTGGATGCCGAGCGCATGGGCGCATACATCGGCGAGTGGGCCGAGTCCGGCTTCATCAACATCGTCGGCGGCTGTTGCGGCACCGGGCCTGAGCACATCCGCGCCATAGCCGCAGCCGTCGCCGGCAAGCCGCCGCGCCAGCGCCCGCAGCTGCCGCCGGCCTGCCGCCTGTCCGGCCAGGAGCCGTTCAACATCGGTGCCGAGAGTCTGTTCGTCAACGTCGGCGAGCGCGCCAATGTCACCGGCTCGGCCCAGTTCAAGCGCCTGATCCTCAGCGAGGAGTACGACCAGGCCCTGGATATCTGCCGTACCCAGGTGGAGGAGGGAGCGCAGATCGTCGATGTCAACATGGACGAGGGCATGCTCGATGGCGTCGAGGCGATGCGCCGCTTCTTGAATCTGATGGCCTCGGAGCCGGACATCGCTCGGGTACCCTTCATGATCGACTCCTCCAAGTGGGAGATCATCGAGGCCGGGCTCAAGTGCGTGCAGGGCAAGCCCATAGTCAACTCCATCTCGCTGAAGGAGGGCGAGGCCGCCTTCATCGAACGGGCGCACCTGTGCCGCCGATACGGTGCGGCGATCATCGTCATGGCCTTCGATGAGCAGGGCCAGGCGGACAATCTGGCCCGGCGCCAGGCGATTTGCGGCCGCGCCTACCGCATCCTCACCGAGCAGGTCGGCTTCCCCGCCGAAGACATCATCTTCGATCCCAACATCCTCACCGTCGCCACTGGCATCGAGGAGCACAACAACTACGGCGTCGATTTCATCGAGGCGACGCGCTGGATCAAGCACAACCTGCCGCATGCCCTGGTTTCCGGCGGCGTATCCAATGTGAGTTTCAGCTTCCGTGGCAACAACCCGGTGCGCGAGGCGATCCATGCCGTGTTCCTCTATCACGCCATCCAGGCCGGGCTGGACATGGGCATAGTCAACGCCGGCCAGCTGGCGGTGTATGACGAGATCCCCGCCGAGCTGCGTGATGCGGTCGAGGACGTCATCCTCAATCGCCACACTGGGGATGAAATCAGTGCCACCGAGCGCCTGATCGAGCTGGCACCCAAATACAAGGGCGACGGCAGCGTCACGGAGAAAAAGGAAGACCTGGCATGGCGCAGCTGGCCGGTGACCAAGCGCCTGGAGCACGCCCTGATCAAGGGCATCACCGAATTCATCGACACCGATACCGAGGAGGCCCGCCAGCAGGCGAGCAAGACCCTGGAGGTGATCGAAGGTCCGCTGATGGATGGGATGAATGTGGTCGGCGACCTATTCGGCGCGGGCAAGATGTTCCTGCCCCAGGTGGTCAAGTCGGCGCGGGTGATGAAAAAGGCGGTGGCCTATCTGCAACCCTATCTGGAGGCGGAAAAGAGCGCCGATGCCAAGGCCCAGGGCAAGATCCTCATGGCCACGGTCAAGGGGGATGTGCACGACATCGGCAAGAACATCGTTGGCGTGGTGCTGCAGTGCAATAACTATCAGGTGATCGATTTGGGGGTGATGATCCCCGCCGAGCAGATCCTCCAGGCCGCCCGCGAGCATCAGGTGGACATCATCGGCCTGTCCGGGCTGATCACCCCCTCGCTGGATGAGATGGTGCATGTGGCTAAAGAAATGCAGCGGCTGGGCTTTACTATCCCGCTGATGATCGGCGGTGCCACCACCTCCCTGGCGCACACGGCGGTGAAGATCGCCCCGGCCTACAGCGGCCCGGTGATCTACGTGGCCGATGCCTCCCGGGCCGTCGGCGTGGCCAGCAACCTGCTGTCAATTACTCTGAGGGCCGCCTATCTCGGCAAGCTCAGCGAGGAATACGAGCAGGTGCGCCTGCGCCGCGCCAGCCGCAACGAGGCCAAGAACCTGGCCAGCCTGGCCGAAGCCCGCGCCAACCCGGTGCCCATCGACTGGGCCGGCTACCAACCGCCGGTGCCCCGGCAGCTGGGCGTGCAGCTGATCGAGGTCGGCATCGCCGAGCTGGCCGACTACATCGACTGGACCTTCTTCTTCCACGCCTGGCAGCTCAAGGGCCGCTACCCGCAGATTCTGGATGACGCGGAAAAGGGCGAGGAGGCGCGCAAGCTGTTCGCCGATGCCCAGACCATGCTGGACCAGATCATCAGCGAAGGCTGGCTGCAGGCCAGGGCGGTGGTGGGCCTGTTCCCGGCCCAGGCCGAGGGAGATGACATCCTGGTTTATAGGGACGAGACGCGCAGCCAGGAGCAGATGCGCCTGCACAATCTGCGCAAGCAGGGCAAGCAGCCGGAGGGGCGCTACAACGAGTGTCTGGCGGACTTCATCGCCCCGGCTGCCAGCGGCAAGGCCGATTACATCGGCGCCTTCGCCTGTACCGCCGGGCTGGGCATAGATGCCAAGCTGGCCGAGTTCGAGGCCGAGCACGACGACTACCAGAGCATCATGCTCAAGGCCCTGGCCGATCGCCTCGCCGAGGCCCTGGCGGAATGGCTCCACGCCAAGGTGCGGCGGGAGATCTGGGGCTACGGTGCCGATGAGGGCCTGAGCAACGCCGAGCTGATCGAGGAGAAATACCAGGGCATACGCCCGGCCATGGGCTACCCGGCCTCACCGGACCACACGGAAAAAGACCTGCTCTGGCAACTGCTGGATGTGCACGCGCGCATCGGCATGAGCCTGACCGAATCCAAGGCCATGCTACCCACCGCCTCGGTCAGCGGCCTCTACTTCAGCCACCCGCAAGCGCGCTATTTTGCTGTCGGTGCCCTAGGCAAGGACCAGGTCACGGACTACGCCCAGCGCAAGGTCATGGAGCAGGAGGCGATGGAAAAATGGCTGGGGCCGAATCTGGCCTATGAGGTTTGA
- a CDS encoding diheme cytochrome c: protein MKMNNTLMIGTASLLVLGLSLTLAGQLSADDDSEREGGIIQRWFGEGDKHGRQSAYLKDSDHARYQEECGSCHLAYPPGLMPGSAWQRVMGGLADHFGDNAELDEVSVLQLQAYLLRHSAEKSSAEYAERMARATQGQPTMMRITDTQYFIGKHHELSAEMVKDNPKVLSFSQCQACHSRADQGSFDEDEVSIPGFGRWED from the coding sequence ATGAAAATGAACAACACACTGATGATCGGCACTGCCAGCCTGCTGGTCCTTGGCCTCAGCCTGACACTGGCCGGCCAGCTCAGCGCCGATGACGACTCGGAGCGCGAAGGCGGCATCATCCAACGCTGGTTTGGCGAGGGGGATAAACACGGCCGTCAAAGCGCCTACCTCAAGGACAGCGACCATGCCCGCTATCAGGAAGAATGCGGCAGTTGCCACCTGGCCTACCCGCCCGGACTGATGCCGGGCAGCGCCTGGCAGCGGGTGATGGGTGGCCTGGCCGATCATTTTGGCGACAACGCCGAGCTGGACGAGGTCAGCGTCCTGCAATTACAGGCCTATCTGCTACGCCATTCCGCAGAAAAATCCAGCGCCGAGTATGCCGAACGCATGGCCCGCGCCACCCAGGGGCAACCGACGATGATGCGCATCACCGACACCCAGTATTTCATCGGCAAACACCACGAGCTCAGCGCAGAGATGGTCAAGGACAACCCCAAGGTTCTGAGCTTCAGCCAGTGCCAGGCCTGCCACAGCCGCGCCGACCAGGGCTCCTTCGATGAGGATGAGGTCAGCATTCCCGGCTTTGGCCGCTGGGAGGATTGA
- a CDS encoding Fic family protein — MATDKHWKIQPDVDRALMLAQRQISVFVYDAVNLEGIAFTLPEIQTLLDGIAVGGHKLSDQQVAINQGNTWRFLIKEIKQGRFSLHMAFAKSLHSIAGKEDALNWGDFRNGNVTIAGTDYTPPDWTLLPGLYADLLQQIEQIDDIYNQAIYVFLDMARQQYFFDVNKRMGRFMMNGLLLSNGYPAINLPARRQLELNQLMLEFYSSGDMSPMNKFMRSCLDEATLKIMLEGQCSSPG, encoded by the coding sequence ATGGCGACTGACAAACACTGGAAAATACAACCGGACGTGGATAGAGCATTGATGCTTGCACAGCGGCAGATATCGGTATTTGTTTATGATGCAGTGAATTTAGAAGGCATAGCATTTACCTTACCGGAAATACAAACCCTGCTTGATGGCATAGCGGTTGGCGGGCACAAACTCAGCGACCAACAAGTTGCCATCAATCAAGGGAATACCTGGCGTTTTTTGATTAAAGAAATCAAACAGGGCAGATTTTCACTGCACATGGCGTTTGCCAAATCCCTTCACTCAATCGCCGGAAAGGAAGACGCATTAAACTGGGGTGATTTCAGAAACGGCAATGTCACCATTGCCGGAACCGATTACACACCGCCAGATTGGACTCTTCTACCAGGGCTTTACGCCGATCTGCTGCAACAAATTGAGCAGATCGATGATATCTATAACCAGGCCATTTACGTGTTTCTTGATATGGCCAGGCAGCAATATTTTTTCGATGTAAACAAGCGCATGGGCCGCTTCATGATGAATGGCCTCCTGCTCAGCAATGGCTATCCGGCAATCAATTTACCGGCCAGGCGGCAGCTTGAATTAAATCAGTTGATGCTGGAATTCTATTCGTCTGGAGATATGTCGCCGATGAATAAGTTCATGCGCTCATGCCTGGATGAGGCCACGCTAAAAATCATGCTGGAGGGCCAGTGCAGTAGCCCAGGCTGA
- a CDS encoding ammonium transporter, with protein sequence MENNIYELQYAMDTFYFLVCGALVMWMAAGFAMLEAGLVRAKNTTEILTKNVALFAISCIMYMIFGYAIMYGGDLFLSGIALDGAIQADALSATVLKESAETGFGGGAVYSNAADFFFQVVFVATAMSIVSGAVAERMKLWAFLLFAVVMTGFIYPMEGNWTWGGGSVFGLYSLGDDLGFSDFAGSGIVHMAGAAAALAGVLLLGPRKGKYGAQGQINAIPGANLPLATLGTFILWMGWFGFNGGSVLKLGDIASANSVAMVFLNTNTAAAGGLVAALILARLLFGKADLTMALNGALAGLVAITAEPSTPSALEATLIGMVGGVIVVFSILTLEKLRIDDPVGAISVHGVVGLWGLLAVPLTKADASLAGQLAGAATIFIWVFGISLLAWFVIKLFIGLRVSEEEEYEGVDLSECGMEAYPEFTNK encoded by the coding sequence ATGGAAAACAATATCTATGAACTGCAGTACGCCATGGACACCTTTTACTTTTTGGTCTGTGGTGCCCTGGTGATGTGGATGGCGGCAGGCTTTGCCATGTTGGAGGCAGGCCTGGTGCGCGCCAAGAACACCACCGAGATCCTGACCAAGAATGTGGCCCTGTTTGCCATCTCCTGCATCATGTACATGATCTTTGGCTACGCCATCATGTACGGCGGTGATCTGTTCCTGTCCGGCATAGCCTTGGACGGCGCAATCCAGGCCGATGCCCTGTCCGCTACGGTGTTGAAGGAGTCCGCCGAGACCGGCTTTGGCGGCGGCGCGGTCTATTCCAATGCGGCGGACTTCTTCTTTCAGGTGGTGTTCGTGGCCACCGCCATGTCTATTGTCTCGGGTGCCGTGGCCGAGCGCATGAAGCTCTGGGCCTTTCTGCTCTTCGCCGTGGTGATGACCGGCTTCATCTACCCCATGGAGGGCAACTGGACCTGGGGCGGTGGCTCGGTGTTCGGCCTCTATAGCCTGGGGGATGACCTGGGTTTCTCCGACTTCGCCGGCTCCGGCATAGTCCACATGGCGGGTGCCGCTGCCGCCCTGGCCGGGGTACTGCTGCTGGGGCCGCGCAAGGGCAAGTACGGTGCCCAGGGTCAGATCAACGCCATCCCTGGTGCCAATCTGCCCCTGGCCACCCTGGGCACCTTCATCCTCTGGATGGGCTGGTTCGGCTTCAACGGCGGCTCAGTGCTCAAGCTGGGTGACATCGCCAGCGCCAACTCGGTGGCCATGGTATTCCTCAACACCAACACTGCCGCCGCCGGTGGCCTGGTGGCCGCGCTGATTCTGGCCCGTTTGTTGTTTGGCAAGGCCGACCTGACCATGGCCCTGAACGGTGCCCTGGCCGGCCTGGTGGCCATCACCGCCGAGCCATCCACCCCCTCGGCCCTGGAGGCGACCCTGATCGGCATGGTCGGTGGTGTGATCGTGGTGTTCTCCATCCTGACCCTGGAGAAGCTGCGCATCGATGACCCGGTGGGTGCCATCTCAGTACACGGCGTGGTGGGCCTGTGGGGCTTGCTGGCGGTACCCCTGACCAAAGCCGACGCCAGTCTGGCAGGGCAGTTGGCAGGCGCGGCGACCATCTTCATCTGGGTGTTTGGCATATCCCTGCTGGCTTGGTTTGTCATCAAGCTGTTTATCGGGCTGCGGGTCAGCGAGGAAGAGGAGTACGAGGGCGTCGATCTGAGCGAATGTGGCATGGAGGCCTATCCCGAGTTCACCAACAAGTAG